The Silene latifolia isolate original U9 population chromosome X, ASM4854445v1, whole genome shotgun sequence genome contains the following window.
caccaacataggcaagatttggagggaaaataatctcctccattctcccttccctccccttcccttcttttctcttccctccttccccctccccttcctttccctccttttttcctatccaaacaaggccGTAGTGTAATCAGAATCCCTTAAGTCTTTCTCATGGTTGAGGTCTGGGCCGTTCTACCTAAAAACTGTTCTGTAGTTGTTTCATTTATGAATATATGCACTAGAAATGGCGTCTCTTCAGTTTATACTGTGTTGTGATAATGCTTTAGTTTCATCCAACTACTGCCAGTTTCTATGTTCGTGCTTCCTCATATGTTCTACTATGCTATTTGTTGCTCGTTTACCTATTTATGTACTTTTCTCTGAAGGTGTGTTTGGATAGACTTTTAGGAGGGAAAAGGGAATGTGATGTTGGTGTTTTCCTTTGAATCTTTTCCATTTTTGGCAGGATTGGTGTGGATCATGAGTAGGAAGTTAGATCCCTGCATTCCCACTCTCCTTCATCATTTTCCTCATCCCATTTTACTATCGAAATAAGGGAAATTGTCTACCTCCCTCTAAGTCCTTTCATCCAAACATAGAGTTACGCATTTGTGTTTTCCCTTCAAGTAACTTCCTTTGTGCAGTGTGCAGACACTTGAGTGCTTTGCTAGTTTATGTACTCAAAGTTTCTCATCTATTTGGTACCACCTCCGTTCTGTTGAACTCCATACGTTTTTCTTCAATATATGTGAGatatattttaatcaaacgtatgAAATTCAACCGAATCCAGGGAGTAATTGAATTGAAGCATAACACAGATTACTATGTGGGCAATCTGTTTTTAGATGGGAAATTGGGAATATAATTTGTACTGTACTAAGCCACTACTTATGGTTATGGACCACTTTTTTAATACAAATCTTAAGCTTTAGATTCTTGTTTTTTGTTCTAAGGTGCTTTCTGTCACAATATCCAACTAGGACCTGTAGTTTTACTTTATACCAGTAATCAGTTCAACATTTCATGCTGTATTTGTTTAAGTCAACTATGGCTGCTTGATTGTACATGTAAACTTTACTGGATCATACGTTGAACTTTCTTTTGATGAAGTTTTCGAATTGTTGTGATCATCTGTTTGGTCAGTTACGTCTTTTCTATACTTTCCGGAAAATTTAGGAGTAATTTAGTGCCCAAGTAATCATTTCGAGAGACGACAGGCGTCTCATATTTGTCTAATGTGAGACGAACCCTTAAAAAAACCTGGTAACATACTTGCATTTGTCCCACTGAATGTTAAACGGGTGGACTAGCTACTCATGGGTATTATTATGTCGGTCAATTTCATGATAATCTTATCATGAGACTTTTTGTAGGAGAATGTGTGCTAAGTACCGAACCGTCGACTGATTATTTCTCTGGATGTACATTTATATCATTTTATGTAGAGACAGCCTCAGAATGACAAAGCAAGAGAACTATTAAAGGAAGCAGCAAAATTTGTCGGGAAAGTTCCTCAAAGCAGGCAAGTGCTCTGTGGATCTTTAATATCTACTCTCTTCAGTATGAAAACTGTCGAACAAAAACTTATATTATTGAGTACATTGATGCTATAGGTTTCCTTGTCCGAGACCACCTGAGAAGTTAAGAATTGAAAGCACACCTGTGATCCTTTTCAAGTCGACTCCATCGAGCGGTAACGCTAATGGCATCACGAGACTAGGCAAAAGCGCCAAGAAGGGTTGTCCGAAAAAGTTTAAGATCATATGATAGATTGTTACGAGGCTCATTAACGTAATGGTGCCTTCTATGTCTGGAGTTTAACCAAATGACGACGGGTTCTTCACTTGAGCTGAATATTGTAAAAAGTGGCAGTTTTGTTGTATCAATACATGTTGACTCATTGCATAATACATATAACATCTGGCAATTTTTGTTCTCACCAGACAGAATGCTCAagaaatttaatttataatttaaattttCAAAGTCTTCGTCCCCGGTGCGATGAAGATGGTCTCTTATAAGAATCTATGGTTACCTACAAAGATTTTTGGGAGGACCTCCATATTTTCGGTTTGTATATACTATTTCATCCGTTccggtcaatagtttacatttgctttatttctctctcacaaaataaagcaaatgtaaactattcattgGGACGGAGAGAGTATACAACACTTGACTCCAAAGCGAAAATTATTGTGTTTCTACAGCTTGATATATTTGATCCTGACATCTTCGTCttgtttatttgtttaccttttatattatttgtgaaaggtattttaatctaggtaaataaataattgggACGAAAGGAGTATTTTTCTCTAACAAGTACTAACAAGTAACAAGTTAGTCATTCCCCAACTATAAAAGTTAAGTCACTTAAAGGCTTTTGATTTGTTCCCGATTTAAGGGAAAAAAATTTCATTTTCTAGAGTTGATCCCACCACAAACTTACGttaaatttttttaaattattatttCAGAATATGACATATTATTATCATACTAACTAAATATTTCGTATGTCATAATCTAAAAATCACCCCGTGCATTTTTTGTCATGGGATTAACTAGTGATAATATAACGGTTTTTTCATTAATTATGGAAAAAGTAAGTTTGTATTTGCATTTCTGATGAAAATATCTTACAAATATTTTCATCTTAAGCTTATCAACGTATATACCCTTAGACACATATTAGAAAACCATAACataaagtactccctccattcaacaattatcaccccatttccccattatatgtgagaggtattatattgaaatggggtgataaatgttgaatggagggagtataagatttttTTTCACCAAAATAAGAATTTAATGCAGAGAAAGATTTAATGTTTTGAGCTCTCAAAAGTGTAGATCTTTGTTGGACATTCCATGTGCATTTAGGGATGGAATGTTATAAAGTACTTTTAGCTGTTTTGGATGGAAATAGATCTATCTCAGAGTAACCCCACAGTAGACACTAGACAGTGGGGGATGTTTCTCAATTAAGTATGATCGTACCAAAAAAAATTAAGTATGAACTTCTTTCAGACATTTTGACAAACATATTATCTGCATTGTTTTATGTAATACTTTACTTGATACTAATTGACTGTGTGGTTGACCTGTCAGCCGAATTTTTTTCTATTTCTACCAAGTTACTCTATTAGTAATTAAACTATGGATTCAGAAAGATACGGAATAATTTCGCAtgtaagaccgtctcatacaTACCTCGTGTGTATTGGTTCATAATATTAGGTGTCTAGTTCTCTGTGTCTGGCATACATTCACTACATATGCTATTATTTATACATGTTAACATTATTCCAATAAATTAACGGGTACAAGGTTAGATCTATGTCTACTCCAGGACTCTTCATATTTCCTCGTGTAGCCATGTTCGACATTCGATCAAGATATGACACTTGGACATATCATTTGAAGtcaaaatatgcatatttttcattaaaataaggaaaaatggcaaaatactacctattatagtcaaaaaatttcaaaatactaCATATTATACTGTTTTGTTCAAATTACTACCTACAAAGTTACTAATCCTCCCCAGTTACTACCTTATACCTAAATTAGATCTTAATTAAGGTCAAATGATCaaaaactcaaattttaatatgctATACCCATTTTACCCCTCTTTAAACACTCCTTTATTCCGGCCATCCTCACCATTTCTagcaccacccaccaccaccatcaccatcaccaccacaGGTCACCACAAGCACAACCGAACACCTTCTCGACCCTAATCCAACCACACCCTAAACCGTATCCACCACTAGAACCCCACCCAAGTCCCACCTttaccccaccaccaccaccgcactTAAGGCCCTACCAACAATCGAAAACCGTAGATCTAAGGAGTACGATTCCTATAAGTGCGCAATGAGCTAAGGAGCTAGGTCTCATAGTGGAAGGGAGGCGGGAATGATAGTGGTGGTCAGGGTTACGGTGGTGAAGGGTTTCTGTGCGGCAATCGCGGAGTGAGGTAGTAGGATCGGAGGCGGCTTGGAATGGTCGTCTGTAGTGTAAGAGTGGTGACCTTGAATGTGGTGACTAACAATGGTGATGCTTGTTGAGGGTGGTGGATGTTGATAATGGTGGTGGGTGAATGGATAAGAAAGGATTAGTAAGGGTATTATGAGTAGATTATTTAGAATTCAAATAAAAAAGGGtaattaatcaataaaagtcaCCTAATAATGGTTAATTATGGTTAATTAAGTCCTAAATCCAGGTATAAGGTAGCAACTTAGGAAAAGTTGTAGCTTTGTAGGTAgtaatttgaaaaaataaatataatatgTAGTATTTTGAAAAATACTGACTATAATAGGTAGTATTTTGCAATTGAGCCTTAAAATAACAAAGTCCAATATACTTAGACATGCATGCATTTGTGTCCGACACATAAAACGAGCATGAGTAACATTATTGACACGACTGATAATAATACGTGCGTCTATTCTGTGTTTGGTATAAATACTTCCCTAGTCCCAACCTTACCATGTTCTTTTTGAAATTGAACAGAACATTCTTAATCGTTCCGAATGTTTAATTTTCTAAGTTGAGCAAGATATAGAGTACGACAGTTTTACACCGCGCTAAATTGTAAACCTCTTCTAAAAAAAAGTTAAATGTAGTTTATTGTTTTTCAAATTTCCCGATGAACTTACTAAATTACTCCGTATTAGATAGTCTGTGATGGATTTTGTTAAATCATTGGGTTTTTAAAGAGCACCTCCACATTCCCAAGGAAGCAAATTTATTCAAGCTGGAAACCATCGCGACTCGACTTGAGCCATATTTGAAACAACCATACGAATGtaatgtaatgtttttgagttatcTGCAATTTAGCCCCAAATGTAATGTAATGTTTTTaagttatattgtaattttttgagcttaatgtttaagtgaataaatttagaaattttatagtaaaactaaaaactttaaaacaaaaatcgaaaactttattataatattCAAAAACTACAAAACTAgtggtagtacatcagatgtataatctatTTACTCGCAGTACCAACAGTACTTGAAAACCTGGAGAAAATCAATCCTCGGTCCGAGGTGCTTTCTGCGTTTAGAAAGTGGATGTAATATTGGTACCTGATGCATGTGAACTTATATGACACGGATTATTTTAGTAGTACATTAGATGGAGAGAATACaaacttatactccctcctattcactatattcttccccctTACTTTATAAGgaagtgaatttggaccacacaaaatacaCTATCCTACATgccattgaatttggaccacacaaatcaattCTTCCCCCTTACTTTAAATAAGgaagtgaatttggaccacacaaaatacactaccccacatgccattgaatttggaccacacaaatcaacccaaaaaaagaaatagggaagaaaactcGAATAACCGAataagaaaatagggaagaaaaccctgaataggagggagtatgaggCGAATGTCGAAGCCGTTCCTGCACAAGGCAAGTCAGGTTCTACAATAGAGTTACGAGCATTGAGACAATCAGATTAAGAACATGAAAAGACCAAATTCACTTTGAAATTAAACAAAAGACCTCTGGATTTAGAATTTGCACATATGAATCAAACAAGCGCATAGATTTCAGTCtttcttgattttgatttttgaaacaACATTAATGTAAGATTATTCGGTATTACTTATAGGATACGATTACAATTACGGAGCCATCAGTGGATGAACAAGCATAAATCTATTGGACCAAGTAGTGGTACAATGACGAACCACTCTCAATCTCCTCTTACCAAAATCACATTGAAGCAACTTATCTCGGTACCTAAAGTAAACAATGTCAGGATCATTGGGATGACAACAAATCATCTCATTTTTTAGGCGTACAAAACTCGAGAACAAAACTTCAATAGGACAGAAAACCTGATCAAAAATATGTGGCTTCAATTCAAACTTAATAACTAGCCTTAACTTCGCCATGATATTATCTCCCCAAGTAATCAAATCATCATCGTCAAATTCCCATACTTTGATTCTCGGAGTGACCTTGTTTGATTCGAGCTGGGTTATTCTAAGTCGATTTTGACAAGACCCAAGCACGCTGTCTTCCCAAATTTCACTAGGTAGGTTTAGTACACTATACCATAATGTGTCGTCAACAAAGGGGTCAATTACTAGAATTTTATTAGACTTACCACGCCAATGAACCCTGTTGTTCGAAGTCACAGGATGATTACTGAAGTATGATCTGAATTCGAAACCCAAATCATTGATATAGTATTTCCTCCATTTGCCGGTTACAGAACAATATATTTCCGAAGTTAGGTAGTTTTCGTAGCGGTACCCTCCCTTATTAATAAGAATAATCCGAAATCCAATGACGTTATTTGTTGAGTTAGAAGCATCATCAATGGTACTAACTCCGTTAACAACTCCGGCCAAACCAACTTTACAAGTAGAGTGAAATCTGTAATAGACATCGGCCATAATATTGGGCATATAAGATTCCGGATAGTCCGGTGTTATGGGAGCTACAATAATAAACTGTTTAGTAATTGGATTGCCAATGTAATACGCAAATCCTCCTTGGCTGTAATAGCGCAATACCAAGATGTCATTGTAATAAGCAACTATGTCTTTGGAAGGATCATTAGTAGGGAAGATATCGTTTAGGCAAAGTTTATGTGTTTGGAAGTACGGGTGCTCGCTAATAAGGCAGTCGTACTCAGTCCTTCTGTTACTAAGGATCAATGTGAAAGGGGAATATTTATGCGTAAGGTAACGAGCAAAATCGGGATTGGAAATAATTGAATTCCAACGTTTAGAAACGCATTTGCAAGTAACGAGATGTCTCCATTGGACAATCCTTATGAATATCAACTCTAGTAAGGTGTCGTTAAGATCGTCGATGCGAGATTGGCCGTGGTTTAGATGTGGTTGTTTGGGAATTATGAGACtaggaggaagaggaggaaagTGACGGAGATGATCATCATAAAGATGGGCAGCCATTATGCTTTGCTTGGTCGACTTAAATTAACTCTAAACTTATTGTTTATATATATAGGGCGCTGATGTATCCGCGGGGACAATCGActatgttagggtgcaaacccttgtcccacatcggtagaataaagatgaaagctCATCTTTATAGGTgtttacaaaatataatagtatgaggccttttgggaaggagctcaagagtaaatccgtgagggcttggcccaaagcggacaatatcgtactattatggattgtggacacagatgcagcagaggcccaacagagggatattcacgcttccgcacaacagacTAAGCCACGGGATATGTCATTCACAGACTGTCTTGCCCTTGCTACGTGTTAGACAGTAGTTTATCACTTTATCTACTCTCCTCAGCTCCTCTAGTCTCCAAGTCAGTTGCCAACTTGTCATTGTAGGACTCTTTTcacttattttatttttttattttctatttttagtTATGATTTAATGTCTTATCATTAGCCtcttaggagtcgtttggttcacCATGGGAAGATAGAATTCCCGGGAAGATTAAATTTATGTGAAGTTGAAAATCACGTGAATTGTAGAAATCTTGTTTGGTTGGATGTAGGAACTTGAATTTATGTGGGAattcccacttacctagggggggcTTGGTAGTTGACTTCCTACATGATGTAGGAATTGAAGTTCCACAGGAAGTTCTACTTCCCATGAATTGGGCAACCAAACAAACCTTCATTTAGCTACTTCCCATGATTTTCCAATTCCTATGAATTTggaaggcaaccaaacaaccccttattTTAGTTTTCATAGTTTTTtatatggagatttttattgataacATATTTAATCAATGAAATATTTTTTTATTAAGAAAGGTAAATTTACTCCGTACAATATACTATGACGAGTTCTACTTTGACAACTTGACCCTAAGAAAAAGAACGATTTTTTTTATAGTTAGAGCAAAAGGAAACCGTGGTATGAGTGATATTATACCTGTCAAACGAGACAGGTGGGCGGGGTCATGGGCCGAGTTGAGTCGAATACGGATTGGGTTAACTACGGATCAGATATACGGGTTACGGGTCGAGTTAGGGTCAAAATAACATGATCCAAATTAGTCTCGAACGCCTTTTTTATACCATTTCTTAAATCGGATTTTTTTAAACACAAAATAGAAAGATACTCGAAATAACATGACCCAAATTAAGCCGACCCGTACCCGAAAATTGACTCGTTTTCAGGTATACTTAATCATTAATCTGAATGTGAAATAGCATTTTTTAAAATTAATCGGCTAATGTGCTATTTAATACTACAACGAGCGGAGTGAATAAGGTTAACTTGAGTTATTAATTAGATCGAATAAGGAATAAAATGTGGGTTAAAAATCGGTAAAACATGGTGTTATCATTACGGGCTATCATCGAGTTGCGTTGGGCCGGTTTTGATTTGCCACTTTTTTGGGTTCTGTCGAGTCGGATTTGCTTGGATCAGGTCGGGTGGATTGGACCGAGTCAAGGTTGCCAACTCTAtcaatgacaaaaaaaaaatgacattTATATAAAGcttgaataattaattaatattaataattgaaaGGTTATACAAGTAATCTTAATTAAGATCAAGTTAATTACATAATTTGTACTCTAAATATTAGTGCTAAGTAAGTGTAGTATGTCATATCAATTCATTGATTCACCACTTGAAACAAGATAAAAAGAAAAAACTATGGGAAATGAGTAGCACATGCTAGCATGACCACGGTCCATGATGTACGTAGAACGTGCTGTTGACTTTAATGCTCATAGTCAGTCTAAGAGAAGTCAAGGGCAGAAATGTCAAACAGCAAACAAATCCCGCGGCTTAGTACAAAACCCCCGTGAATTTATGCCAAccttatatactccctccattcaactccactttgcaagtttctcttttgcgcactattcacaagcggacattcaacttcaattttctttcGATAcacaagtgaaaatatattcatgtgggatcttgtttgattcgtctttaagagtacattaaaaatatccatcttttataatttttgcaaatacgcagctaatgatatttatcgcgtaaaaactgcattggcaaacgtgataaagcaaacttgcaaagtggagttgaatggagggagtataaggtagTGTTTAGGTCTAACTGTAGTTGTTCAATTTGTGCGTGGTAGCCAAGGAAGGCGAGTATCAGGAGTTTAACACCAAAGGAAGGAGTAAGGACCTcaactattattttttttttcagttaaGGACCTAAACTATCAAAGTGTACAGTTAAAGACCTAAAAACCAAAGTCCATCTATCTATTCTGCCATTAAGTTTGGATAATCTACCAATAAAATACTTCAGAAATTAAATCGCGAAAGTGGCAATTTGTCCCCTAAACTTTGTTCAATGGTGAAATCAGATCCCTTAAGTTTCAATTATAGCAATCAAGCCCCTTAACTTTAGTTAGAAGTGAAGTTAAACCCCATTGTTTGATTTCTCATAAAATTACACCAAAATTCATTTAtataatctaattaatcaattacaAAATTTAATTTTTGTAAACTTACAACTTTTATACAATATATATAATTGTGATAACGAGTGACCTTTTATAATTTTACAATTGTTAGACAACTAGttgaaaagcccgtgcgatgcacgaggCTCTCATTAGGGTCATCGGTATAAATATATTGTATAGTTGATAAAAGAAGTTCAATTATGTTTAAATCATTGATAAAAAAAAGTTCGTGATTGGTATAGTTAACTATTAGTGCTTTTAGCGTAAGATTTTTGTCATTTAGTAGTTATCATTTCAGTTGTAAAACATCAAGTAACATAGTAAGAAtatgtaattagtttttccattattgttataggtatcactggttttaattaaatacaaaacatTATCTCCATAAATATAGTACAGCTCACAAGCTCACAAAATGAACTGCCCTTAATAATTGAGACAGACCTTTATGAGTTTGGCAGATTATTTTAACCTataacaactacgtaaaactaaatGGTGTTACGTAAAGCAACAAGTATTATAATTATCTATATTTAGTGTGCTTAGAGAAATGTTAGATCTCCTATAACAAAAGTTTACCTTGACTACAATTAAGAGAGTGTTTTGCTCTTTATATACTTTCTCGTAAAGTCAAATCCATACTAAATTCCAATAAAATCAGTAGTCTCTAAACAACAGtacaaaaatatatgtgattctgTTACATATAATGCATGAGGCTCCCATTAGAATCACCTTTAACAATATGCATGTTGAATATTGTAAGAATTTTTTGAACAATAGATTGCAAACGTTGGTAATTACATTGTGAATTTGTGATGGTTTGATAGTAGAAGtcaattaagttgataaaaaaaaagtcCAACTATCTTGAAAATCGGAACACATAAAACTTTTGGGTTGATTATTGATGGATCATCAGTCCCTTTAACTTAAAAGCTACTCTTTTTGGTATtaattatatcagttgtataGCATCCTAAGACACAGTTGTGTTACGTAattacctatttttattgttgtacgcACCACCGATTTTAGTTAAATTAAAACGTCATTACCAAAAATGTGGTTTAATTCCATACATTGATGAACAGGTGATAACTGAGGCCGattttataagattcacaaattagatTAACTTACAACATTTACGAATATTCCACTTTGTAAGCATACGACCGTGTAATATGTTGAATGATGGTACGCAAAACAACatgtatctcaattatatatTTAGCCTGTTTGGAGGATGTTAGATCTCTAAACaataaaaatttatttttttgACTATTAACCATTATTAAGACTGTTTGTTCCATATTAACTTCAtgtaaaatatataatacgaaatttaattttttagatgTGAGATAAATTTTTAAGTGAACTAACGGTCAAATTTTGCAAAGTTTGACCTCAAAAAAATAAATCAGGGGTTTTGTATCGATTCGAGGGAGTATGATATTATGATGCTACTCTTAAAGTCGATTAGTTTTAGATATTCTATTAAATTATGCTATAACTCATTTTGTTTATTTGAAATGTTATCTATTTACAAAATCAAGTCTCATTATCTTACATTATTATTCtactctttatttataataacaaaatgaacaaattttcaaaaagagtttcaattttaagaaaattgcttcaaattactaaatatatacGTACAATCGTTTAACTTCTTAACCAATATATATGCAATTAGGTTTTTTATCTTAAAGTCAAACTCTTAagtttgacctaatttattacaCTAAGGATTACTTTATATTCAACTAAACCCTTATGGGATACCCCATAGTAACCACTAACCCAAAAAATTGATTATTTCCACTTCGTGCCCTAAAGTTTAGTCTAATTTCACTTCAGTGCCCCGAGGTTTGCATAACTCCACTTTGTTGGCTTGAGGTCTACTTCTCACTTAAGTGACTTATACATAACATTCTtaatattttatactccctccatcatcttttatctccccggccacttctctaatatatgtgatagaattttattgaaatgagaagataaaagataatggagggagtattaaaagtATATTTTGAACATAACAAATCAGCATTTTTTGCAATTCTACTATTTTGTATGCAGTTTAATATCcaattttgcattttattttactGAAAATATAATTAGTTAAGATAAAAGTTGACTATTAAATGTTTTATGCTaccaaaatgaaattttattcaaaactcaggTTAacaaagtggaagtagtcgaaacCTTAGGACACTAAAGTGGAATTATGCAAACCCCATGACACTAAAGTGGAATTAACCCAAACCTCAGGGACCAAAAtgaaaattttccaaaaaaaaacacCTTTGAAAAGTTACGTAAAACTATTGCACTTTTAAATATACAATTAGTACATGACAAAGTAATAACCAGCAATTCGCAAAACGCGGTAAATaattaagtgaataaaaacaCATAGAAGAATTGGAATTTAAAAAGTAAAAATTGATCTAAccgcataattttgtatatttggcagttcaatacattttaaacgtctattatggatttgatatgaaTTTGAAACCAGTTTGAAAAAACAATTCGGGGATATAGTAGTAGATTATATATAGTTCTCACAATTCGTATATATATTTACACTGATTTATTCATAGTTAGCTGGTTCTTGAATTATTAGTTTGCATAAAATCGAAATTCTTGACTTTGttcatttatatttaattttttttggctcatttgataaaatcgatatgagacttatttaatatttttaaatggtacgtagctcaatt
Protein-coding sequences here:
- the LOC141620846 gene encoding uncharacterized protein LOC141620846; amino-acid sequence: MAAHLYDDHLRHFPPLPPSLIIPKQPHLNHGQSRIDDLNDTLLELIFIRIVQWRHLVTCKCVSKRWNSIISNPDFARYLTHKYSPFTLILSNRRTEYDCLISEHPYFQTHKLCLNDIFPTNDPSKDIVAYYNDILVLRYYSQGGFAYYIGNPITKQFIIVAPITPDYPESYMPNIMADVYYRFHSTCKVGLAGVVNGVSTIDDASNSTNNVIGFRIILINKGGYRYENYLTSEIYCSVTGKWRKYYINDLGFEFRSYFSNHPVTSNNRVHWRGKSNKILVIDPFVDDTLWYSVLNLPSEIWEDSVLGSCQNRLRITQLESNKVTPRIKVWEFDDDDLITWGDNIMAKLRLVIKFELKPHIFDQVFCPIEVLFSSFVRLKNEMICCHPNDPDIVYFRYRDKLLQCDFGKRRLRVVRHCTTTWSNRFMLVHPLMAP